The genomic stretch TGTCAGCCTGAAgaggaacaaaggaacaaataAAACTAACTCAGCTGTGGTTCTCAGGGGAGCCTTAGGTCTGTAGAACCTCATATGAGTGGACACACGTACTGTACAAAATAACTACAGGGAATGTGGATGTACCCACGTGTACTGCATAGTATATGATGATATATAAAGGCCTGGATTAACCTGCTTGTGGTCTATGGGGAAAGAAGGATTTATGGGTCCCCGTTGTGCCCCCTGCACCCACACGTTCCCTAAACCACTTTACTTAGTGGGATATACCTTCACTCCCCTTACAGTGTGCTTTGCTAATTTGATTAAACCCAAATGTGTGTAAGGATATTCATCGTAAAGGCATCTTGTCTGAAATTAAAAGTAGAGTTTGAAATAGGCCACTCTCTAAGACAAGGTACCAAGTCTGGGGAAAATAGAGGGCAAACCTTGAGgtcttttagtttgtagttGAAATTCAAATAAAGAAACCTGTATTGTCCTAAAAGTAAAGTATTTGCAGCTGAGACAAACTAAGGTTCACGGGACACTTTAAGGACTTGGGGATCAAGGCAGTTGCTCACTGTCTGTGATCTGACcttgtttatatatttaatagAGTTCAAAACACAGAGATGTAAAAATGTTACTCACATCATCAGCATCGACAACACCAATCTGTGGGGAGGACAGGTCAATGCCAAAAGTCTTCTCCCAGTGTGGCACAAGCTGCAGCAAAAATATGGGAAAATATATTTGCcagtcagtgtcagtgaaatgaaagaggaagaaTATATTCAATGTGCTTTGTGCACTTAATGTTGTTACATTTCAGTTCTTAGTTGACTGTCAGTTTAGCCTCCCCAAGTGATAGTGTCTCTGGTTTCTACTATGCGTATTGCAGTGTTTTAGCCTTACCAGGGGGAAGTCATCGGGGTCAATCCAGAGAATGCTGAGGTCGGGGTGATCAGTGTTATCTTTGGCAACTTCCTTCAGGATCTCCAGGAACTCAAAACCATCTGAGGAGCGAAGGAGACCACAGTGAGACTAGAACTAAAAAATTGTGGTTAGCTTTTATGAATTGATCTTGATGGAGAAAATGGGTTGTAATGGCTAAATGTTATATTTGCTGGTCTTTACATTgacacacagagtcagggaGTAGAAAGTACATATAAATGATGCATAACATTTTGACAAATATCTCCATCCGCCAGCATGCCCCATGTGTTTAATGATTCAGGGTTTTCTTTACCTGGGTCAGACTCCTCTGCAAAAGCAATGATATGTTCACCATCAACATCATCCTCCTGTGGACAGAGTAAAGACAAAGCGATCCCACTGGGGTTACAAGTACCAAATTAAGGAATTGGTCTAGAGCGTCATCATGGGAGAGCATCAGCTCATCCAGGTTATTGTATCAAGAATTCAAAAATTCATACCCAGATCTCATACATGTTGTGTGGTTGCAGCTTCCTCAGGGTTGGTCTTGAAAAACACATATCAAGTTGATTTTAGGAGGGTAAACCTTTATGTGATGGCATCATTGTAAGTAACAGAGCATTAATGAGGGATACCTGTCATTATCTTCAATGAATTTCATCAGCTCCTCCTCAGTGTAAGGTTTTCCAGGGATAACCACTGGATCATCCATGAAAGGTTCATAAAAGTCGACCTCATTAAGCTTCAGGTCCAGAGACTTGGCAACCTGTAACAGGCAACAATGAAAGTTACAATTCACAAATTAAAATCTACCAAGGTTCATTGATGGCAGGTCAAAAGAGAAactttttttgtataaaaatgtTTAGTATTGGTCTGAGGCACAAATTTATCTTTTCAAATTATAATGGACAAAGTTATACAATTCTGAATGAAATTTTTTGTGTAGAAAAACCATTTGGCACAATTGTTCCCCTCAGATGGGATACACAACCAAATACACATACCACAAATAGCAACTTGTTTCAACCAAAGGTCAGTTTACCCATCAGTATTATGATTACAAATGATACCTAACCTGGATTCTTAGTAGGCTAGTTAAGATAGGTCTTAAAgtttatatacatacagtaaacataTATATGAAATTATAATTAGATTTAAAGATTTGGATTTggcaagtaaaataaaatattgtgtataaagaaaattaaaaattagtTGCACTCTGCACTAGATCTCTTCCACTCTGCTATAAATCCCTTCAGTCTGGTGTTACCAGTGGTCCTTATATTAGAGAGTAGAATATGTATTGTTTGGTGTAAGAATTCAAGACATTGAAATTAgagtgttgttttaaaatgttaaatgcattATTCATGTAGACCATGTTGTATTCATCAAATTATAATACTAAATATAATGGTCTACATGTGCTTGTTATATTTGGTGTTGCTTCTTTATTACATGATGTTGATTAAAATTTTACTACTGTTACTTTAATAATAAATTTCCCTAACAAATCCCTGCATATCTTCATCTGTAGAACTATCATAATTctatttaaatgtatgtatttataatgAAGTTTTCATATGAAAATATCCGTTGGTTACTCACCTTGGGATTGAATGTGGCATAGAACGTGATGTGAGGATGGAACTCTTCAGCAGCATCGGCAAAAGCCTCAAAATCTGAAATGTTATAGGCATCAAGATGTTTTAGTAGATTAGCCCTGGTATGAAATATCTAGTTTCTCAAGTGAAGCTCCTACTATGCTCACTTGAATACCATCTTAGACGTCAAATCAGTCTGCAAACTTAAATCAAGCAATCTGAGGCTGATGTCTGTTGCACTTGCTTAATATGCAATGTTGAGCAATTATGTTGAAAAGCAACTGCAGAAAAGAGATTGAAACAGGTTATCATGCCATCACAGTACAGATTCTTACGTTCTGACTTGTGACTCTTAAAGTAGCCCACCAATTTGATGTCCTCTTCAATGGATTTGAAGGCTTTCAGTTCCCTACTATTGTCAAGAATTTCCACTGGGTCCTCAAGAACCTATGGAGGAAATTGAGGGTCATggaaggggggaggggaggaagaCACTAAGATGCTATGTATTATCTTTAAAGAAAGATCAGTTGGATTTATAGACTTAGTTGCTATAATAAGGCAGGCTATTAACTGGGAGATTATATCCTCACGAACATCAAAGATGAACTCCACAAGAGTGTCTGCTGCAAGCTCGCCATCATATTCTATGACTTCATCCTCTGTGAAGATGAAGATGCTGTCGGACTCTTCAAGGCCTGGGGAAACAAAAAGGCATTTTAGATGCTTGACCTCATGCACTGGGGTCAATAGTCAGACATTCAGTTTGGCCTCATCTTCACCACACCACTCGTCTGTaagaaaaatgacaggaaaCAATCCAGCTGAGAACCACAAGATATCTACTTGGGCAGGTAAATTCAGAACATAATCATTTTCCAATTACTAGTCAAGTAGCTGGGATACTGGCTGGTCTAATTTTTGCATAATGAGCTGTTCCAAGTGTCTGTAGCTGTATTTACCTAATTTCTTTGCAACAGCCTTGTCATGCTTTGCATCAATGAGGCCAACTCCAATATCTTCATCATCAAACTCATCCAGGACCTGGGCTGcaagctgaaaaagaaagactCTCTCACACAAATGAACAGATGCTTCTGATCTTTCAGTTCACTGTACAAATCATGGTTAAATATGTGTAGGCATGTAGCTGGTGTGTTTGGAAGCCTTCTTTACTATCATTTGCACCTTTTTGACAAAGTTGTCTCATTCAGTAGTTTCATTACCATAAAAGCCTGCTTTTCAGAGCGCTGCTTATGCACTTTCTAATTTTGTATGAAACTTGAACCTCATGACTGACGGTTGGTTCCACCAATGGCTGTGGCACATTCACAGCTTGACTGCATTGAGGAAGTGGTTTGAGGGCCATTAGTGTATTTGGAAggtaaaagcacacacacacccagaaagtgcacccatgcacacacacagtacacactggTGTCAGAGATCGGGAGGCTTCTTCTACAGGCAAAAATAGATGGACTAATCAGGCTGTCTTCCAGCTTGTTGTGTATGTAATTCTCAGCATTTCCTTTAACTTGATTGGAGTTGCAGATGGGTGGGGCACTGTAAAGCAGTACAGGCTTTGGTAGCTTAGCAGCTGGTAAGTTGCAACATATGTAAAATGATATCTTTCAAATGATACTATACATATGTTGTAATACTAATGATACACAACTAAAATTGTATACATTTTCTAGAAGGAAATACTTTTAAAGCAGAgtacttttagttttattttgacttaACTTTTTTGCATTGCACCATATTTTGTTGCAGACCCCACCCTTTTGGCATTTAAGAAGgctaaaataaacttttaaagGGCAAGAGATTGAAGTGAGTAAGGCTGATCCTgtccaagctaaaaaaaaaaaaaaggatacaTTTCAGAATGAATTATAATGAACAGATATACAACAAGCGAGTGCTTGTTTGTTAGAGTGTGGTAGATATAATAAGATCTTATATTTAGAGATAAATGTGTGCATTGTCATACAACtagtattttttcctttttgttttgaaaatgcaaCACTCTGATTACCtagttatgtttttgttttctacagttCTTCTCTATTTTCTGGTAGATTAAccataaaattaattttatagCTTTATAACTCCATGTCCTCCAAATATAAGACATGCAAAGTTGACTTTGGACCTTGATGTTCAGAATGTGGCTCTGCAGTAATGTGGCTGATATCATTTCTCCAGAGTAAGTGAACTGCTCCAAATACATGTAATGTAAAACCACCAGCCTCTGTTTCTGAGATGAGATTTCACAGCTTGATATCTGCCTGTTTTCCAAGTACACAACATGCAAATTACATTGCAACTGTACACAATTTCATTTTGAACTACACCATTCAGCAGTTATTTTGTACTGATTTATGTAAGTATATGTACAGTGcatcacaaaaatatatacCCAACACATAATGTCCAACCGTgatagtaaaataaatattactgcTGTGGAACCAGAGTATTGGTCCTCCTATTGGACACTGAAGTGTTTATCCTATTTTGACATTCTAAGTACCTGAGGAGGGAATATACACACTCATGTGTATCTGTCAGTAATCTATTTCCATGGACAGTGACCAATGTAATTTCTATCTTTATCTGGAGAATTCAGCCACAATCTAAATGGGAGCAGAGCAAAAATAACTGCTAGATCTGAAGCATGTTCCTAATAAGCATAGACCCCAATCACAGTGTTACACCATCTAACAATTAAATCGGCTTTCTTTCACCAAGGGAGAAGCATTTAACTAAGAGTTCCTGACATTCATCATGTCATATTTCATTTGACCTCCAGAGAGCATGTTGACCTCATAAATTCTGAGCCCTTCGCTCTTGTCTGTTACTAAGAATAAAACCTCATCAAATGTAAATCATAATACATTCATGAGGAGAAACCCAAGTCTTTGGAGAGCTCAGTCCACCACAAAAGCAGCTTGGGATAAATATACCTCCAAAAGCTACACCAGCACCAGGGACTATTTTGGTGAGGTGGCAGTGATGCTCACCGCTCTGGGATCCGCTGACAAGTACAGTACTGCAAGTGTCAATCACACAGCAGAGCTGAGCCGGCACTACtggagccagagcctccagtGCTGGCCTTCAGCCCTGAGACGGAGCCCTAATGCGCCCATACACAGACACCAGAGGCTGTTTGATATGTGTGATTATTCTAAAGAAAGCAGCGTCTCTCCTTCTTGCTCTGTTTCTCAGTTATAAATGTTTTCCATTCTATTCTTAGAATAACGTTGATTTCCTTCTCCTCAACACTGCCCTTCACtgatttcatttacattatATGTGATCCATATGTGATTGCTGTGTATAAACTACGTTTTGTGACATTTAAATCCCTTTAATTATGAGCAAAGTAAATCTTGAAAACTTGTACATGATTAAATAAGATGatcacagctgtcaatcataaATTATCGAGCTGGAATGTTTTCAATGCACTTATTGTGAATTACACCATCTCAGTGTCTAGAGCCCCAAATCTGTTGATTGCAATTGCCaagatatttgtgtgtgtgtgtgtgtgtgtatttttgtagtCAGCATTCGCTTCAGCTCTCTTCAAAATACAATAATGCAGTGTATAAGGTAGCAGGTATATTTTAAACCCTACAGTATCGATGCCAAATAAGCTGCTTCATGATTCAGACTCTTCAATGATAACAAGTCTTCAAAGATGTGTGAAAAACTACTAAGTCCATATTGTTGATGAGAGctcatatttaaaaatcaacCTGCTATTTAGCCATTTCCATTTTCTCACTGCTTCctttccattttaaaatgtccaaCTACAAGAAAGCTCCTGGACTGCACTGCAGTTCAGACTGACTGTGACAACATGTGCAAAAAGAactttttcttcaaaatgttgTTTGGTTACCATGTGTTATTTTCTAATGCAACCTGAGAACCAACCTCAGTCAGATGTGATTTAATGtgatttgatgtgtttgtcAGCTGAAGCTTTGTGCTGAGGGATGACGTCATGTCTTTCTACAAAGAATGTCATGAAACCGCTGAGTGTCCAGACTGACAGGAGGTCTGAGGTGCGACAGGCGCGTTGACGGATGTGTGTTAAATGCATTtgctcccacacacaaacatgtcgTGCACACTGGCAGTACAAATGATATCTTGGTTCCTCACAGATCAGCTTTTTGCCTCTGGTGGAAGATAGTGACGATACACTGCAGGCGTGTGACACATTCTTAGGACTTTACTAATCAGCATTTGTGAATTCAGCAAAATTATTTACCACATTATAGCACCAccttttcatgtttatttttaatatattcaaATTCCTAAAAAATGGTCTCTCTTGCCAAATATTGTCTCAATTTTCCTCACAGCCAACTAATAACAGCTTCCTATAAATATGATCTTGCATTTTTCATTATACTTCCACACTCAGCAGTATACTGTCACACACTTCACTCCTGCATGATTTTAAATCTGTGCACTCAAACTAAGttaaaaaatatctgtaatAACCTACAACAAAGCTCTGAAAAGCATCCCAGAGGATTAAGCTGTGTCATTTCTAAGTGCTGTACAGAATTAATCCAGTACTACATGTCCTGCTTCTTCATCAGTATCCTATTCTCCTTATTCTACCCATCTCAACCCACCTCAAGGGCCAACTCCTCAATCTCAAACTGTCTCTGGGCGGCGCGGCTGGACCCGGGATGGTCATGGTAGTACACCACCATGACATCGTACTTCTTCATCACGGACTTATAGTTCTTGGCGTTGAGGTCGTGGACACGGTCCTTGCCATCATACTCCGGGAAGTCCAAGCTGTCCTTGCCCAGTGTTAGGCCCACAAAGGACAGCAAGACTGTTACAAACACCCAGGTCCACTTCATGGCTCTTCCCTAAGATACTGTAGATGTATTTGCAGTTACAGAAAGTAAacaaaggggggaaaaaacaaaatagtttgGTGAAAGTACGGAGAACCCCTTCCAATCCGCGTCACCCAGAAGAGAGCAAGACCAACTCCTGCATCCACCTTATTAAAAACCCCACATGGGCAACAGGCAGTGGGGCACTGGGTACAAGATGGGTTGGGCTAAGTTTGACATAGGTGCGAGCATGTGTCTATGTGGGGTGTAATTGAGCATGGGAAAGATGAGGCGGGGGCCTGGGTGGTTGCTGGGGTGACAGCTTTGTGTGTTGGTTGTGTGAGCCTGCTTGAGTGTATATTACAGACCTGTGAAAATGGGTGGATTGAGGCGATGAGGACCAACCTGcaccctttctctctctatccagacagagaacagcagaaaacagtgatGGGGGTGGAAGCAGATGGTGCATGtgcaaacatataaacatataaaggGGGATGAGCTGCATTGTCAGACAGGGGGTGATACCAGTTGCTTGAAAACCTGGCTGCAAATATGAGGCACTCTTTTCCCTTATTAAGTGTAGATGAAGGCTTGGATCCCAGCTAAAAATAATGGATGTAGGACAGAGAAGTACATATCAGGAGGGGTTGCTGGTGTCTAGTTTGCTTCTGCTGGCACCAATGCACTGCTAGAATGTGGAGCTGGGTCACTCAGGGACATGGAGAGGAAAGgagtgagaggaagaggagaggttGGTGCACCTGCTGAGGATTCGGTGCAAAGGTGTCACTTAGCCCTGACTCCAGACGAAAGTGAAACACTGAGTTTTATGTTGGAACAGCAtgtggtcatttttaaaaaatctttttgaGTCTCAGcctgacacatacagtagacATCCTGTGCAATGCACGTATGATCAGGATGACTGCATGTGATATTACCTTACAAATTGAAAGGGGAGGGGTGagctataaataaataaatacaagctAAATGGTATTGTAATGCTCCTTCTGACCTCAAcacaccccaacacacacacgtacgcgATACACAGCGAAACATGAGAGCTAACAGAATTACAGGAAAGGAAGGGAATAGTTGGAAGATGCACTGactgtgcgtctgtgtgtgtgtgtgtgtgtgtgtgtgtgtgctgatgatGGAAGAAGGGGTGTTAAATCAGTCAATGTGTGGTGTCAGAGATGAGGAAATGAGTGAATTAACTGCAGATCATTGTGTTACTATAGAGTAATAAAATGAGAGCAGATAGAAAGTCAAAATGGGGCTATCTTGATGTTGTGTCACATTATGTCTTCAACTAACAGCCTCcaaaatatttgcagtttatTAATCTAAATtgattattaaataaaaaaacatttcagtcagtTTATGGACATGGGGCTGACCCATATGGAGTGGGTCATCTTATTGGGCCACTTGAACAGAACTATTAGTAATATTAATAACAATGCACTTTTATCTGTTGGggtcatatttttaaaaatccctaGGTCatggttttttttaattcatcttCTCCCAGTGCACCAGTGGTCTATAAATATACACTTTTTTGTCCAACTGACATAAAGTGGTTTCTCAAAAATGAAACCGGTCTTTTAAGCTTTAGAGGTTAGGTGGGTCttattataaaataacattataGCCTATACTTGTTTTTGGCCGTGACAGAATACAGTACTGCACACAACTGTAAATATACTATATAAATAGTTTAATGCAGTAGGTGGACAGTACTACCTTGTCCATAAGAGGCACTTTCAGTTTCGTTGCATGTATCTACAGTAGTTACCCACACTGGTCACTAGATGACGCTCTCTACTTAAACTCTGGCCTAAGGTTTAGTTGAGCAGCCCCTTATTAATACgaacttgttttatttactcTTGAAGttactatacacacacacacagacacacacacagacacacacacacacacagagacacacacagacacacacacacacacacacacacacacacacacagagctcattttaatgttgtaatcCCTTGTTTTATTCTCACAGTTTAAGGCAGCCTGTTCAGGTGACCGCAGGGGGCGGGGCCTGTGCGCGGCGCACTTGGTTTTCGTAACACCTTGTCTCTGGAGACTGTTTACCATTCAAGGAAGACTGACATCCCAGTTGTTACAGTGTTAGTTTGTGAGTTTAACGGAGATTAAGGTAAGACTTGTCGATGTCAGCTTGCATTTCAGCCTAATAACTAAGGTTAACTAACGCTGTGTAAAAAGTAGGTTAGTTATCTCTGCGTCTGCTCCGCAGCCCAGGTTGTCACTGTAGGAACAGATATTAGAGAAACTGCAGTAATACTTCAGTATTACCTTCAGACAGACACTTTACACTTTACTTCCTATGTTAAGAAAGCGGAAAAAGTGGAAAACCAAAGTGGAATTGATCCACTTTATTCTGCATCTCTCTCACTGGTAACACTATACTTTTATTAGTgattgcttttttgttttttgttattttcagatgacagcAGCTCTGGCCAACAGAGCAGTAGGGGCCATTGTAGGATCAGCAGTCGCAGATGCAGCaggtaacaataataataataaaacaacaacaacagcaataataataataatagtctGTCATGCTGTAGTAACGCTGAGGTAGAGATGAGTTTTCCCACCCCCTGCTGAAAACACCCACATGAACCCACAATAAGTTTACACTTTTTTTACTTCACCTGCTAtgaactactttttttttactacttttgttttttgtttcatggtTTTTAGCTGTTGTACAACTTTTCTGACAAACTGGAAAGTGCATGCCCTGGACAAAACGCAGTGTAATTGCTGAAAGTTTCTGCTGCAGGGAGGAATAATCAGCTGGATAATGATAAAGAAGTGAAAGCATGTAGCTGTAAGCATATGGGAGTAAGAGATTTGTAACTGGCCACATGGTGGTGCTGATAACATGCTATGTTGAAGAGGAGGCAAAAAAAGTGTATGGGGGGGAAATTCAAAAATGCCCATAATGAAAGTCAGCAACACAGCAACATGAACGATATCCAACTGAAGCATGTCCTGAAGTTAATGTGTGAGTGCTGCTGCTATTTAAACATCAGGAAATGATCACTGATACGTACAGGGTACTACCACCAAGTGCTCACTAATAAGCAAACATCTAATACATTTGAATAACTGCTAAGATGGTATTGTGGGACTTAAATAATCTCACAAAGGAACTTGTTTCTAAATTTAAACACCTGCGGGGTGATCAAGGTATGTGCAACTGATTCTGCGGTTCATTGTAAAACGTAAAAATCAGCACATTGTTCATGATgcttaaatgaaatataataagCTTCACTGATGAATGAATTATTGATCCACTTCAGGTTGAACCACCAGCACTTTAGAGTTAAATTGATCAAGAACTATAAAATATATCACAACACAGAGTACATTTTAGACAGTTTGAAGATTTGTAAATATTTGGCAGATGAAATGTTGTATCTAACTGCATGTGTATGACAACTGTAGTCTTGAGTAGATTTACTCATTTTAGCAGTCAATCCAATCCCATTTAATTTATagatcacatttaaaaacaaccaagttgaccaaagtgctgtacactgcaaaatttaaacaataaaagt from Mastacembelus armatus chromosome 17, fMasArm1.2, whole genome shotgun sequence encodes the following:
- the LOC113133968 gene encoding calsequestrin-1-like; protein product: MKWTWVFVTVLLSFVGLTLGKDSLDFPEYDGKDRVHDLNAKNYKSVMKKYDVMVVYYHDHPGSSRAAQRQFEIEELALELAAQVLDEFDDEDIGVGLIDAKHDKAVAKKLGLEESDSIFIFTEDEVIEYDGELAADTLVEFIFDVLEDPVEILDNSRELKAFKSIEEDIKLVGYFKSHKSEHFEAFADAAEEFHPHITFYATFNPKVAKSLDLKLNEVDFYEPFMDDPVVIPGKPYTEEELMKFIEDNDRPTLRKLQPHNMYEIWEDDVDGEHIIAFAEESDPDGFEFLEILKEVAKDNTDHPDLSILWIDPDDFPLLVPHWEKTFGIDLSSPQIGVVDADDADSVWMDIDDDDDMPTEDELEDWIEDVLSGEIDPDDDDDDDDDDDDDDDDDDDDDDDDDDDDDDDDDDDDDDDDDDDDDDDDDDDDDDDDDDDDDDDDDY